A genomic region of Methanosarcina thermophila TM-1 contains the following coding sequences:
- a CDS encoding 50S ribosomal protein L13: MTVIDANGLIMGRLASTVAKQLLSGDDEIYIVNAEKTVISGSRATTLKDYREARERGSKEFGPYFPKRPDRILKRTVRGMLPYKRARGRDAMSRLKVYVGVPPELKDAEKITIPDADMRRLSSSKYIELGEVSRKMGSKF; the protein is encoded by the coding sequence ATGACGGTTATCGATGCAAATGGACTTATTATGGGGCGTCTTGCAAGTACGGTTGCAAAACAGTTGCTTTCAGGAGACGATGAGATTTACATTGTAAATGCTGAAAAAACTGTAATTTCTGGCTCAAGGGCTACTACCCTCAAAGATTACCGGGAAGCCCGGGAGAGAGGATCCAAGGAATTCGGGCCTTACTTCCCGAAGCGTCCGGACCGCATCCTTAAGAGGACTGTCCGAGGCATGCTGCCTTATAAGAGAGCAAGAGGCAGGGACGCAATGTCCAGACTCAAAGTTTATGTAGGCGTTCCCCCTGAACTCAAGGACGCTGAAAAAATCACTATTCCTGATGCAGATATGAGACGTTTGAGCTCCAGCAAATATATCGAACTTGGTGAAGTGAGCCGGAAAATGGGTTCAAAGTTCTAA
- a CDS encoding 30S ribosomal protein S9: MVKVINSSGKHKTATARATVTKGTGKVRINKIPLELYTPELARIKISEPLLIAGDEVVSGLDIDVDVRGGGIIGQANAVRTAVARGIVEWTNDTVIRDNFASYDRNLLVNDSRQKESKNFGGPGARAKYQKSYR; this comes from the coding sequence ATGGTCAAAGTAATTAATTCATCTGGAAAGCACAAGACTGCAACTGCACGTGCAACAGTCACGAAAGGAACCGGTAAGGTCAGGATCAACAAAATTCCGCTCGAACTATATACTCCAGAGCTTGCAAGGATAAAGATCTCAGAACCTTTGCTGATCGCAGGAGACGAAGTGGTCTCCGGGCTTGATATTGATGTAGATGTCCGGGGCGGCGGGATTATCGGGCAGGCTAATGCGGTAAGAACCGCAGTTGCCAGAGGTATTGTGGAATGGACAAATGACACAGTAATCAGAGACAACTTTGCAAGCTATGACCGCAATCTACTGGTAAACGATTCCAGGCAGAAAGAGTCAAAGAACTTTGGTGGTCCTGGAGCAAGGGCTAAATATCAGAAATCTTACAGGTAA
- a CDS encoding DNA-directed RNA polymerase subunit N has protein sequence MIPVRCFSCGKVISNYWDEYKRRVNDGEPAAVVLDDLGITRYCCRRMLLSHVELVDVFSPYQ, from the coding sequence ATGATCCCAGTCCGATGTTTCTCATGTGGAAAAGTAATCTCAAACTATTGGGATGAGTACAAAAGACGTGTCAATGATGGCGAACCCGCTGCTGTAGTGCTGGATGATCTCGGGATCACCCGCTACTGTTGCCGCAGAATGTTGCTGAGCCATGTTGAACTCGTTGATGTGTTTTCGCCGTACCAGTAA
- a CDS encoding DNA-directed RNA polymerase subunit K translates to MVKEKYTRFERTRIVGARSLQIAMGAPVLVEDDGRLDPLSIAIEELKAGVIPITVKRKIS, encoded by the coding sequence TTGGTCAAGGAAAAATATACCCGGTTTGAGCGGACGCGAATTGTAGGTGCAAGATCATTGCAGATTGCAATGGGGGCTCCTGTCCTTGTGGAAGATGACGGGCGGCTGGATCCTCTCAGTATCGCTATTGAAGAGTTGAAAGCCGGAGTTATTCCTATCACGGTCAAACGTAAAATCAGTTGA
- the rpsB gene encoding 30S ribosomal protein S2 yields MEEIEKTGQEENEAQPVPEENIEAETEPAPEKEAEAESESVPETEGEAASVKEEGSTSLVSIDEYLAAGVHIGTQQKTQDMMRFVYRVRTDGLYVLDIQSTDERIKAAAKLLSHYDPSRILVVSSRQYGQHPARMFSRALGTKAMLGRFIPGSLTNPQIHGFFEPDIVVVTDPAGDAQVVKEASSIGVPIVALCDTNNLTSNVDLVIPTNNKGRKALSLVYWLLAREVARLNNIPFNYSLDDFETPL; encoded by the coding sequence ATGGAGGAAATTGAGAAAACAGGGCAGGAGGAAAATGAAGCACAGCCTGTGCCTGAAGAAAATATTGAGGCTGAAACAGAACCTGCACCTGAAAAGGAAGCCGAAGCAGAATCCGAATCTGTGCCTGAAACCGAGGGTGAAGCAGCTTCTGTTAAAGAAGAGGGTTCCACATCCCTTGTGTCCATTGACGAATACCTGGCAGCAGGTGTTCACATAGGTACTCAGCAAAAGACCCAGGATATGATGCGTTTCGTATACAGGGTCAGAACTGATGGATTATATGTTCTTGACATCCAGTCAACAGATGAAAGAATCAAAGCTGCAGCGAAATTATTGTCTCATTACGATCCCTCAAGAATTCTTGTGGTTTCTTCAAGGCAGTACGGGCAGCATCCTGCAAGGATGTTTTCCAGAGCACTCGGTACCAAAGCAATGCTTGGAAGGTTCATTCCTGGCTCGCTTACAAACCCGCAGATTCACGGTTTCTTTGAACCTGATATTGTAGTCGTTACCGACCCTGCAGGCGATGCCCAGGTTGTGAAGGAAGCTTCAAGCATCGGAGTACCAATTGTAGCACTCTGTGATACCAACAACCTGACTTCAAATGTGGATCTTGTAATCCCCACAAACAACAAAGGTAGAAAAGCACTTTCTCTTGTCTACTGGTTGCTTGCGAGGGAAGTCGCACGGCTTAATAATATTCCTTTCAATTACTCATTGGACGACTTCGAAACACCTCTGTGA
- a CDS encoding MEMO1 family protein gives MRQPAVAGQFYPLRPENLEKELKQCFEGLEIRERNVLGAICPHAGYVYSGKVAAHVYAVLPKADTYVIFGPNHTGYGSPVSVSTDTWKTPLGSLEVDRELADGLSGSIVDLDELGHRYEHSIEVQLPFLQYRFDQDFMILPICLGMQDEETAVEVGNLVAELASKSGKKLAFIASSDFTHYEPANVAREIDNEVIGTILNLDIPGMYEKLYRKNASVCGYGPIAAMLTASKKLGANRAELLKYSNSGDVSGDTSAVVGYAAIIVE, from the coding sequence ATGAGACAACCAGCAGTTGCAGGGCAATTCTATCCCCTGCGTCCTGAGAATCTAGAGAAAGAACTCAAGCAATGTTTTGAAGGTCTGGAGATCCGGGAACGAAATGTCCTCGGGGCTATCTGCCCGCATGCCGGATATGTTTATTCAGGTAAGGTAGCTGCACACGTCTATGCAGTTCTCCCTAAAGCCGATACATATGTCATTTTCGGTCCCAACCATACGGGATACGGCTCACCTGTATCAGTGTCCACGGATACTTGGAAAACTCCCTTGGGATCTCTCGAGGTTGATCGTGAACTTGCAGACGGGCTATCAGGAAGTATTGTTGACTTGGATGAGCTCGGACACCGATACGAGCATTCTATCGAAGTTCAGCTTCCTTTCCTTCAATATCGCTTTGATCAGGATTTCATGATCCTTCCTATCTGCCTTGGTATGCAGGATGAAGAAACCGCAGTTGAGGTTGGAAACCTTGTTGCGGAGCTTGCTTCCAAAAGTGGGAAAAAATTGGCTTTCATTGCATCCAGCGATTTTACTCACTACGAGCCTGCAAATGTTGCAAGGGAAATAGACAATGAAGTTATAGGGACTATCCTTAACCTGGACATTCCGGGAATGTATGAGAAACTTTACAGGAAAAACGCTTCTGTGTGCGGATACGGGCCAATTGCTGCAATGTTAACAGCATCAAAAAAGCTTGGTGCAAATCGGGCTGAACTGCTTAAATATTCAAATAGTGG